In a single window of the Prochlorococcus marinus str. AS9601 genome:
- the kaiB gene encoding circadian clock protein KaiB, whose amino-acid sequence MAARKTYILKLYVAGNTPNSMRALNTLRGILENEFKGVYALKVIDVLKQPQLAEEDKILATPTLAKILPPPVRKIIGDLSDREKVLIGLDLLFDELTETEYSGDK is encoded by the coding sequence ATGGCAGCAAGAAAAACATACATTTTAAAACTCTATGTTGCTGGAAATACACCTAATTCAATGAGAGCCTTAAATACTTTAAGAGGAATTTTAGAAAATGAATTCAAAGGTGTTTACGCTTTGAAGGTTATTGATGTACTCAAGCAACCCCAACTTGCAGAAGAAGATAAAATTTTAGCCACCCCAACCTTAGCTAAAATTTTACCGCCTCCTGTGAGAAAAATAATAGGTGATCTCTCAGATAGAGAGAAAGTATTAATTGGTTTAGATCTCCTTTTTGATGAATTAACTGAAACTGAATATAGTGGAGATAAATAG
- a CDS encoding pentapeptide repeat-containing protein, translated as MSIEMVSIFSSLHMSCKRLFIFLPLIIGLLINPISANALYPSDPSSVDVLKDDLHGADLHNTEYVKYDLSNQDLGEANLQGAYMSVTTAKNSSFKGANMTDLIAYATRFDNADFTDANLTNGELMKSVFDGAIIDGADFTDANLDLSQRKSLCERASGTNTKTGVNTIDSLECSGLKGYMPPKPKA; from the coding sequence ATGTCGATCGAAATGGTCTCTATTTTTTCATCACTACATATGTCTTGTAAAAGACTATTTATTTTTCTTCCATTAATTATTGGTTTACTTATTAATCCAATCTCTGCAAACGCACTTTATCCTAGTGATCCTTCATCAGTTGACGTTTTAAAAGATGATCTTCACGGTGCAGACCTTCATAATACTGAATATGTTAAATATGATTTATCTAATCAAGATTTAGGAGAAGCTAATCTTCAAGGCGCATATATGAGTGTAACAACAGCAAAAAACTCTAGTTTTAAAGGGGCCAATATGACAGACCTCATTGCATATGCAACACGCTTCGATAATGCTGACTTTACTGATGCAAATCTTACCAATGGTGAACTAATGAAAAGTGTTTTTGATGGAGCAATTATTGATGGGGCAGACTTTACTGATGCAAATCTTGATCTTTCTCAAAGAAAATCATTATGTGAAAGAGCTAGTGGAACTAACACAAAAACTGGAGTTAATACAATTGATAGTCTTGAATGCAGCGGCTTAAAAGGTTACATGCCTCCAAAGCCAAAAGCATAA
- a CDS encoding class I SAM-dependent methyltransferase: MEYLSIKECDLDGFLANAKINLANSHPGDALNDVSDFYTEIVGDRHVADLAAWHITSRDYIADTLKLQQRFSRDLVLDFGGGIGTHALANAMSSKVEHVFFVDINQTNRNFVEYRAKKLGVEKKLTFCKTIQDTQILKFDTVVCLDVLEHLADPASQINNFSEIMDSNSIALFNWYFYKGDKNEYPFHIDDIRIVEKFFETLQSKFLEVFHPILITTRAYRKIR, from the coding sequence ATGGAATACTTATCTATCAAGGAATGTGATTTAGATGGATTCCTTGCAAATGCAAAGATTAATTTAGCAAATTCACATCCTGGGGATGCTTTAAATGATGTTTCAGATTTTTATACTGAGATTGTAGGAGATAGGCATGTAGCTGATTTAGCTGCTTGGCATATTACAAGTAGAGACTATATAGCTGATACTTTAAAACTTCAGCAGAGATTTTCTAGAGATTTAGTTTTAGATTTTGGAGGAGGTATTGGTACGCATGCCCTAGCTAACGCTATGTCTTCGAAAGTTGAGCATGTTTTTTTTGTAGATATTAATCAAACAAATAGAAATTTTGTTGAATATAGGGCTAAGAAATTAGGAGTAGAAAAAAAACTTACTTTTTGCAAGACAATTCAAGATACACAAATATTGAAATTTGATACAGTAGTCTGTCTTGATGTTTTGGAACATCTTGCAGATCCAGCTTCTCAAATTAATAATTTCAGTGAGATTATGGATAGTAATTCTATCGCTCTATTCAATTGGTATTTCTATAAAGGAGATAAGAATGAATATCCGTTTCATATAGATGATATTCGAATTGTTGAAAAGTTTTTTGAGACTCTTCAATCAAAATTTTTAGAGGTATTTCATCCTATTCTTATAACCACAAGAGCTTATCGGAAAATTAGATAA
- the kaiC gene encoding circadian clock protein KaiC, translating into MNDKKFGKSNKMQVQKLPTGIEGFDDVCRGGLPVSRSTLVSGTSGTGKTVFSLQYLHHGICNFDEPGIFVTFEESPLDIIRNAASFGWDLQELIDQNKLFILDASPDPDGQDVAGNFDLSGLIERISYAIRKYKAKRVAIDSITAVFQQYDAIYVVRREIFRLIARLKEIGVTTVMTTERVDDYGPIARYGVEEFVSDNVVLLRNVLESEKRRRTLEVLKLRGTVHMKGEYPFTMGIDGISVFALGAMRLTQRSSNIRISSGVKDLDDMCGGGYFQDSIILATGATGTGKTMLVSKFVEDAYNNNERAILFAYEESRAQLLRNATSWGIDFEKMESDGLLKIICAYPESTGLEDHLQIIKTQINQFKPKRMAIDSLSALARGVSLNAFRQFVIAVTGYTKQEEIAGFFTNTAEEFMGSHSITDSHISTITDTILLLQYVEIKGEMARALNVFKMRGSWHDKRIREFIITNSGPEIRDSFSNFEQIFSGAPHRIVPDQNVQNVFKGLDNN; encoded by the coding sequence ATGAATGATAAGAAATTTGGCAAATCAAATAAAATGCAAGTACAAAAATTACCAACTGGCATAGAAGGCTTTGATGATGTTTGTAGGGGTGGTTTGCCTGTATCTCGAAGTACACTCGTTAGTGGTACCTCAGGAACGGGTAAAACTGTTTTTTCACTGCAATACTTACACCATGGAATTTGTAATTTTGATGAGCCTGGTATCTTCGTAACATTTGAGGAATCACCTTTAGACATCATTAGGAATGCTGCGAGTTTTGGGTGGGATTTACAAGAATTAATTGATCAAAATAAACTTTTTATTTTGGATGCTTCTCCTGACCCTGATGGTCAGGATGTTGCAGGTAACTTTGACTTGTCTGGTCTTATTGAGAGAATTAGTTATGCGATCAGAAAATATAAAGCTAAAAGAGTTGCAATAGATTCAATAACTGCAGTCTTTCAACAATATGATGCTATTTACGTTGTGAGAAGAGAAATATTTAGACTCATAGCAAGATTAAAAGAGATAGGTGTGACAACAGTAATGACTACAGAGAGGGTTGATGATTATGGACCTATAGCTAGATATGGAGTAGAAGAATTTGTATCTGATAATGTTGTTTTACTAAGAAATGTGCTTGAGTCAGAGAAGAGAAGAAGAACTTTAGAAGTTTTGAAGTTAAGAGGTACTGTACATATGAAAGGTGAATATCCATTCACCATGGGGATTGATGGGATAAGTGTGTTCGCCCTCGGAGCAATGAGATTAACGCAGAGATCCTCAAATATTAGAATTAGCTCTGGAGTTAAAGATCTTGATGATATGTGTGGTGGAGGATATTTTCAGGATTCCATCATTCTCGCTACTGGAGCTACTGGTACAGGAAAAACAATGCTTGTATCAAAATTTGTTGAAGATGCTTATAACAATAATGAAAGAGCAATACTTTTTGCATATGAAGAATCTAGGGCTCAATTGCTTAGGAATGCAACTAGCTGGGGAATAGATTTTGAAAAAATGGAAAGTGATGGGTTATTGAAAATTATTTGTGCATATCCTGAATCAACTGGTTTAGAAGATCACTTACAAATTATAAAAACGCAAATTAATCAATTTAAACCAAAAAGGATGGCAATTGATTCTCTCTCTGCATTAGCCAGAGGTGTAAGTTTGAATGCATTTAGACAGTTTGTAATTGCTGTTACTGGTTATACAAAACAAGAGGAGATAGCAGGCTTCTTTACTAATACTGCAGAAGAATTTATGGGAAGTCATTCTATAACTGATTCTCATATCTCAACAATTACAGATACCATATTGTTACTTCAATATGTAGAAATAAAAGGTGAGATGGCAAGAGCTCTAAATGTTTTTAAAATGCGGGGATCATGGCATGATAAACGAATAAGAGAATTTATCATTACAAATAGTGGCCCAGAAATAAGAGATTCTTTTTCTAATTTTGAACAAATATTTAGCGGCGCCCCTCACAGAATTGTACCTGATCAAAATGTTCAAAATGTTTTTAAAGGATTAGATAATAATTAG
- the rplU gene encoding 50S ribosomal protein L21 — MTNSKNSSSNSLKSNELFAIAETSGQQFWFEVNRYYDIDRLNAKEKDKITLEKVLLLKDKDSITVGKPYVKDAKIELEVVSHKRDKKILVYKMRPKKKTRRKMGHRQELTRVMVKSITIGKDTPKSSSKKETIKKETKPKSEKSTN; from the coding sequence ATGACAAATTCTAAAAACTCCTCAAGCAATTCTTTAAAAAGTAATGAATTGTTCGCGATAGCTGAAACTTCGGGTCAACAATTCTGGTTCGAAGTTAACAGATACTATGACATAGACAGGTTAAATGCAAAAGAAAAAGATAAGATAACACTTGAAAAAGTTTTACTTCTAAAAGACAAAGACTCTATTACTGTTGGAAAACCTTACGTTAAGGACGCAAAAATTGAATTGGAAGTAGTCTCCCATAAGAGAGATAAGAAAATTCTTGTATACAAGATGCGTCCAAAAAAAAAGACACGAAGAAAAATGGGACATAGACAAGAACTTACAAGAGTTATGGTAAAATCTATAACAATAGGTAAAGATACTCCTAAGTCTTCTTCAAAAAAAGAAACTATTAAAAAGGAAACTAAACCAAAATCAGAAAAATCTACAAATTAA
- the rpmA gene encoding 50S ribosomal protein L27: protein MAHKKGTGSTRNGRDSNSKRLGVKAYGGEKVTAGSILIRQRGTSFLPGNNVGIGKDDTLFALKEGTVSFESIKRNLKNRKRVNIVI, encoded by the coding sequence ATGGCACATAAAAAAGGGACAGGTTCTACAAGAAATGGTCGAGATTCAAATTCCAAAAGACTAGGTGTTAAAGCTTATGGTGGAGAAAAAGTAACTGCTGGATCAATTTTAATCCGCCAAAGAGGTACATCATTTTTGCCCGGAAACAATGTTGGCATAGGTAAAGATGACACGCTTTTTGCACTAAAAGAAGGGACCGTAAGTTTCGAAAGCATTAAAAGAAATTTAAAAAATAGAAAAAGAGTTAATATAGTTATCTAA
- a CDS encoding SpoIID/LytB domain-containing protein → MILKFKNNYSKCCLISILFICVFHSESVFASKEPIIRVLISKNNNLRIRSDRSIPLTINGKFFSSKKIKGLTLKNEKNRKILYFDKNKQKKYDLKNNQQFKISSSDRRGIWVGQKRFSGKLNIFVLDSKILVVNVLGIEKYLNSVVGSEMPTKWPIEALKAQAIASRTYALNQKGNNLFDIDSTQKNQVYNGLESRTYKTIRAVKSTRSLVLTYKNKLINALFHSSSGGMTENSQDVWKNKYPYLSSVKDFDKNNPKFRWHKTISSNQLINLFPEIGGLNNIEILDITATGRVKNVNLIGAYGSYQMSGVALRKKLGLNSNFVRFRFFEEELNNNTPQKRGLIAFGQGSGHGVGMSQWGAKYLASRGQKAERILKHFYRGVQIKPFRKEYL, encoded by the coding sequence GTGATACTTAAATTTAAAAATAATTATAGTAAATGTTGCCTGATAAGTATTCTATTTATTTGTGTTTTTCATAGTGAAAGTGTTTTTGCATCTAAAGAGCCAATAATTAGAGTTTTGATATCAAAAAATAACAATTTAAGGATCAGATCAGATAGATCAATTCCTTTAACAATAAATGGGAAATTTTTTTCAAGCAAAAAAATAAAAGGCTTAACCTTGAAAAATGAGAAAAATAGAAAAATTTTATATTTTGATAAAAATAAACAAAAAAAATATGACTTAAAAAATAATCAACAATTTAAAATAAGTTCTTCTGATAGAAGAGGTATATGGGTAGGTCAGAAGAGATTTTCTGGTAAGCTTAATATCTTTGTCCTTGACTCTAAAATATTGGTAGTAAATGTTTTAGGAATAGAAAAATACCTCAATAGCGTAGTGGGTTCAGAAATGCCAACAAAATGGCCTATTGAAGCATTAAAGGCACAAGCAATTGCTTCAAGAACTTATGCTTTAAATCAAAAGGGAAATAATTTATTTGATATAGATTCAACCCAGAAAAATCAAGTCTATAATGGCTTAGAGTCTAGAACTTACAAAACTATCAGAGCTGTTAAAAGTACAAGATCTTTGGTTTTAACTTATAAAAATAAATTAATTAATGCTTTGTTTCATAGCAGCTCAGGTGGAATGACAGAAAATAGTCAAGATGTATGGAAAAATAAATATCCATATTTATCAAGTGTGAAAGATTTTGATAAAAATAATCCAAAATTTAGATGGCACAAAACAATTTCGAGTAATCAATTAATAAATTTATTTCCCGAGATTGGAGGTTTAAATAATATAGAGATTCTAGATATTACTGCGACCGGGAGGGTAAAAAATGTAAATCTTATTGGGGCTTATGGTTCTTATCAAATGTCTGGGGTAGCTTTAAGAAAAAAATTAGGACTCAACAGTAATTTTGTGAGATTTAGATTTTTTGAGGAAGAATTAAACAACAATACTCCCCAAAAGAGAGGTTTAATAGCTTTTGGACAGGGATCAGGTCATGGAGTAGGAATGAGTCAATGGGGTGCAAAATATCTGGCGTCTAGAGGCCAAAAAGCTGAAAGAATACTAAAGCATTTTTATAGGGGTGTTCAGATTAAACCTTTTAGAAAAGAATACCTATAG
- the rnz gene encoding ribonuclease Z — MNITFLGTSSGVPSLTRNVSSLALKLSQSAEVWLFDCGEGTQHQIMKSNIKSSQIKKIFITHMHGDHIYGLPGLLATLGLSGNSEGIEIYGPSELRSFINSALKSSFCKLSFPLHFVEVENFALKNKILFENNKIKVNCACLKHKIPAYGYRVSEKDKPGVFDIKKAESLKIAPGPIYSELQQGKKVVLPDGRTFDGKEFCGPPREGESFVYCTDTVFSESAVSLSKNADLLVHESTFSQTDERMAYEKLHSTTIMAAKTALLSNTKKLIITHLSPRYTNKNSITPGDLLKEAQKVFPNTHLAKDFLTAEIK, encoded by the coding sequence GTGAATATCACCTTCTTAGGAACAAGCTCAGGTGTCCCATCCTTAACGAGAAATGTTTCTTCCCTAGCACTTAAATTATCACAGTCAGCAGAAGTTTGGCTTTTTGATTGTGGAGAGGGAACGCAACATCAAATAATGAAAAGTAATATTAAATCTTCACAAATCAAGAAAATATTTATTACACATATGCATGGTGACCATATTTATGGTTTGCCTGGACTTTTGGCTACCTTAGGTTTATCAGGCAATAGTGAGGGTATTGAAATTTACGGTCCTTCAGAGTTGCGAAGTTTTATAAATTCAGCACTTAAAAGTAGTTTTTGCAAATTGTCATTCCCATTGCATTTTGTGGAAGTTGAAAATTTTGCATTAAAAAATAAAATTCTATTTGAAAACAACAAAATAAAAGTAAATTGCGCCTGCCTTAAACATAAAATACCTGCTTATGGTTATAGGGTTAGTGAAAAAGATAAGCCAGGTGTATTTGATATCAAAAAAGCAGAGTCTCTAAAAATAGCACCTGGACCAATTTATTCAGAACTGCAACAAGGTAAAAAAGTCGTATTACCAGACGGAAGGACATTTGATGGAAAAGAATTCTGTGGACCGCCTAGAGAAGGAGAAAGTTTTGTTTATTGCACAGATACAGTCTTTAGCGAATCAGCTGTTTCACTATCGAAAAATGCCGATTTACTCGTACATGAATCAACATTTTCTCAGACGGATGAGAGAATGGCCTATGAAAAATTACATTCCACTACAATTATGGCTGCCAAAACAGCATTATTATCTAATACAAAAAAATTGATTATTACTCATTTAAGTCCAAGATATACTAATAAAAATTCAATTACACCAGGTGATTTGCTTAAAGAGGCGCAAAAAGTTTTCCCAAATACTCATCTTGCCAAAGATTTCCTAACTGCAGAAATAAAATAA
- the truB gene encoding tRNA pseudouridine(55) synthase TruB, which translates to METKDGFLVINKDKGCTSHDCVKQIRKLLNTKKVGHTGTLDPEVIGTLPIAIGNATRFIQYLPQGKTYIGEIKLGIRTSTDDIQGEIISQKSWPKISYKQLDQYFNRFRGIIKQIPPKVSSVHVNGERAYKKSFRNEIFELAPREVKIDELILMNWDQINGIIEIKIKCSAGTYIRSIARDIGETLNSAGCLLQLKRISACGFDEQNSIKISDIEKEKGKKNSKNFIIPTISALSHISTFVLSNEEQINFWQTGREIKVDINYFRESKSFDYKKPIKVIDNKQTLLGIGFLNKEQSNINPKLVLNAK; encoded by the coding sequence ATGGAAACTAAAGATGGATTCTTAGTAATTAATAAAGATAAAGGCTGTACCTCTCATGATTGTGTTAAACAAATAAGGAAGTTACTAAATACAAAAAAGGTTGGGCACACAGGAACTCTTGACCCAGAAGTTATAGGAACATTACCAATCGCTATAGGCAATGCAACAAGATTTATTCAATATCTTCCCCAGGGTAAAACCTATATAGGAGAAATTAAATTAGGGATAAGAACTAGCACTGATGATATTCAAGGAGAAATAATTAGTCAAAAAAGTTGGCCTAAAATCAGCTATAAACAATTAGATCAATACTTCAATAGATTTAGAGGAATTATTAAACAAATTCCGCCGAAAGTTTCTAGTGTGCACGTCAATGGAGAGAGAGCTTATAAAAAATCTTTCAGGAATGAAATTTTTGAATTAGCACCAAGAGAAGTAAAAATAGACGAACTCATTTTAATGAACTGGGACCAAATTAACGGAATCATAGAAATAAAAATCAAATGTTCAGCTGGCACATATATAAGATCAATCGCGAGAGATATAGGAGAAACTCTTAATTCCGCAGGTTGCCTTCTTCAACTAAAAAGAATTTCAGCTTGTGGCTTTGATGAACAAAACTCGATAAAAATATCTGATATTGAAAAAGAAAAAGGAAAAAAAAACTCGAAAAATTTTATTATTCCAACAATTTCTGCTCTTAGTCACATTTCAACATTTGTCTTAAGTAATGAAGAACAAATCAATTTTTGGCAAACAGGAAGAGAAATTAAAGTTGATATTAATTACTTCCGGGAAAGCAAATCATTTGACTATAAAAAACCTATAAAAGTAATAGATAACAAACAAACACTTCTTGGGATAGGCTTCTTAAATAAAGAGCAATCTAATATAAATCCAAAATTAGTCCTTAATGCTAAATAA